In a genomic window of Salegentibacter salegens:
- a CDS encoding acyltransferase, giving the protein MQKEYFYHHTAVIDEGAKIGEKVKIWHFTHIMPNCEIGDGCNIGQNVVISPEVVLGHNVKVQNNVSIYTGVICEDDVFLGPSMVFTNVINPRSAVNRKSQYIKTIVRKGASIGANATIICGNEIGKYSMIGAGAVITKPVLDYALMVGNPAKQIGWVSEYGHKLQFDEKRNARCPETKEVYQFKTQPSES; this is encoded by the coding sequence ATGCAGAAAGAATATTTTTATCATCATACAGCAGTTATTGATGAAGGCGCGAAAATAGGTGAAAAAGTCAAAATTTGGCATTTTACCCATATTATGCCAAACTGTGAAATAGGAGATGGATGTAATATCGGGCAAAATGTGGTTATTTCTCCTGAGGTAGTTCTGGGACATAACGTGAAGGTTCAAAACAACGTCTCTATCTATACAGGGGTAATCTGTGAAGACGATGTGTTTTTGGGGCCATCGATGGTTTTTACTAATGTAATTAATCCCAGGAGCGCCGTAAATCGAAAATCCCAATATATTAAAACGATAGTAAGGAAAGGTGCCTCAATAGGTGCAAATGCTACGATTATTTGTGGAAATGAAATCGGAAAATATTCTATGATTGGGGCAGGTGCGGTCATTACCAAACCGGTTTTAGATTATGCTTTAATGGTAGGAAACCCTGCAAAACAAATTGGCTGGGTAAGTGAATATGGTCATAAACTTCAATTTGATGAGAAGCGAAATGCCAGATGTCCAGAAACAAAAGAAGTTTATCAGTTTAAAACACAACCATCCGAAAGTTGA
- a CDS encoding glycosyltransferase family protein, protein MADILHIIKTNYYKNDSRLTKWVDSLSMENLKSEVFILQDNNKQKKWKEGDNKIIATRLHSRKYFKQRKGYLFKVPELALRTIKQINSSNASLIVFHDMQQILTLFYFCLVNRQKTKRKKIVWDLHELPHEVLTKNYFSRKIIRFILSTVDLLIYTNIERREYILQKFRHSEKRFLVLNNYTDQSYSKTSRAAVPTKLENWLDNRRYILWLGNAGINRNFLFALKSLKEYSDKFKLVVLGNIEPEIRDYIIKNNLQEFIFSTFVPQDEMINYIDNAFFSIVLYKNSSPNNFYCEPNRLYQLTAREVPIICGNNPPMKSFVQEFKAGIVLPDDGSNIDNLRVALKKMIKYQNQFVGNLEKADITDSHSWESQFSKVIKTLKEL, encoded by the coding sequence ATGGCAGACATATTACATATTATCAAGACCAATTATTATAAAAATGACAGTAGACTTACAAAATGGGTAGATTCCCTAAGTATGGAGAATTTGAAATCTGAAGTTTTTATTTTACAAGATAATAATAAACAAAAGAAGTGGAAAGAAGGAGATAACAAAATTATAGCAACAAGGTTACATTCTCGAAAATATTTTAAACAGAGAAAAGGATATCTTTTTAAAGTTCCGGAGTTGGCCTTGAGAACAATAAAACAAATCAATTCATCTAATGCATCTCTTATTGTTTTCCACGATATGCAACAAATTTTAACCTTGTTCTATTTTTGTCTAGTTAATAGACAGAAAACCAAAAGGAAGAAAATTGTATGGGATCTTCATGAATTACCCCATGAGGTTTTGACTAAAAATTATTTTTCTCGTAAAATTATTCGCTTTATTTTAAGTACAGTTGATTTATTGATTTATACTAATATTGAGCGAAGGGAATATATTCTTCAGAAATTTAGACATTCTGAAAAGAGATTTCTAGTTCTCAATAATTATACAGACCAATCATATAGTAAAACTTCTCGAGCTGCAGTACCAACTAAACTCGAAAACTGGCTTGATAATAGGAGGTATATATTATGGTTGGGAAATGCGGGTATTAATAGAAATTTTCTGTTTGCGCTGAAATCCCTCAAGGAATACAGTGACAAGTTTAAACTTGTTGTTTTAGGTAACATTGAACCTGAAATAAGGGATTATATTATTAAAAATAATTTACAGGAATTCATTTTTTCCACATTCGTTCCACAAGATGAAATGATTAATTATATAGATAATGCTTTTTTTTCAATAGTATTATACAAAAATTCCTCACCAAACAACTTCTATTGCGAACCAAACCGCCTCTATCAGCTTACAGCAAGGGAGGTTCCAATTATATGCGGCAATAACCCTCCTATGAAATCTTTTGTTCAGGAATTTAAAGCTGGAATTGTTTTACCAGATGATGGTTCTAATATTGATAATTTAAGGGTCGCATTGAAAAAGATGATTAAATACCAAAATCAATTTGTTGGTAATTTGGAAAAAGCAGATATCACAGATTCACATTCGTGGGAAAGTCAATTTTCTAAAGTTATAAAGACACTAAAAGAATTATAA
- a CDS encoding IS256 family transposase produces the protein MTQEEIKELKEKALKQFLSGESLTGKNGAFAPMLREFMEEALEAEMSSHLSDEEKGSKAGNKRNGKGKKTLKSSQGDVTINTPQDRNSTFEPEIVAKRQRILADNLEKQIIGMYGMGNSLRDISAHIEEMYDSKISTHVLSDITDRVIPKVKEWQDRPLEPVYCILWLDAMHFKVREEGKVKHKALYNILGINKAGRKEVLGMYISESEGANFWLQVLTQLNNRGLKDILIACTDNLTGFSEAIHSVYPKTDIQLCIVHQIRNSMKYVASKDQKDFMKDLKLVYKADTKDQAESALLDLEEKWGKRYPIVIRSWNDNWDRLSAYFEYTAPIRKLIYTTNAVEAFHRQVRKVTKTKGAFTNDMALLKLVYLATRRIEKKWNAPLQNWGLVVQQLAIKFEGRLELDLATNETKN, from the coding sequence ATGACACAAGAAGAGATTAAGGAATTAAAGGAAAAAGCATTAAAACAATTTTTATCAGGAGAATCCCTAACCGGCAAAAACGGCGCTTTTGCTCCAATGCTTAGGGAGTTTATGGAAGAGGCCCTGGAAGCAGAAATGTCTTCGCACCTTTCCGATGAAGAAAAAGGCTCAAAAGCAGGTAATAAGCGTAATGGCAAAGGCAAAAAGACCCTAAAGAGCAGCCAAGGGGACGTCACCATTAACACGCCCCAGGATCGTAACAGTACCTTTGAGCCGGAGATCGTAGCGAAACGCCAGCGTATCCTGGCCGATAATTTAGAAAAGCAGATTATAGGCATGTACGGGATGGGCAATAGCCTGCGGGATATCTCAGCTCATATAGAGGAAATGTATGATTCCAAGATATCCACACACGTTCTAAGTGATATTACGGACCGGGTGATTCCCAAGGTTAAGGAATGGCAGGATCGCCCCTTGGAGCCGGTATATTGCATCCTATGGCTCGACGCGATGCACTTCAAGGTACGCGAAGAAGGCAAAGTAAAGCACAAGGCCTTGTATAATATTTTAGGAATAAATAAAGCTGGAAGAAAGGAAGTGCTGGGTATGTATATCTCGGAAAGTGAAGGGGCCAATTTTTGGCTTCAGGTGCTGACCCAATTAAACAACCGTGGCTTAAAAGATATTCTGATTGCCTGTACGGATAATCTTACGGGCTTTAGTGAAGCCATTCATTCTGTTTATCCCAAGACTGATATTCAGCTATGTATTGTCCACCAGATCCGCAATAGTATGAAGTATGTGGCCAGTAAGGATCAAAAAGATTTTATGAAAGACCTTAAACTGGTGTACAAGGCTGACACCAAAGACCAGGCTGAATCGGCTTTACTGGATCTGGAAGAAAAATGGGGCAAAAGATATCCCATAGTGATCCGTTCCTGGAATGATAACTGGGACCGATTGAGTGCTTATTTTGAATATACCGCACCCATTAGAAAACTCATATACACCACAAATGCCGTAGAGGCTTTTCACCGGCAGGTAAGAAAAGTAACCAAGACCAAAGGCGCTTTTACCAATGATATGGCACTATTGAAGCTGGTTTACCTAGCTACCAGAAGAATTGAAAAGAAATGGAACGCCCCACTGCAGAACTGGGGTTTGGTAGTTCAACAATTAGCTATTAAATTTGAAGGTCGGCTAGAGTTGGACTTAGCCACCAATGAAACGAAAAACTAA
- a CDS encoding class I SAM-dependent methyltransferase: protein MTKPEQIKNRYNRVARYYDWMERPMETAKFSKWRRELTSQVTGNTLEIGVGTGKNIPYYPEEVKLTAIDFSKNMLKKAKSKYQNVKRNIIFIEMDAQNMIFDDNTFDTVVTSCVFCSVPDPVKGLQEIRSVLKPGGQLLMLEHVRSKQKVLGRLMDWFNFLPLNIWGANINRQTVDNLKKAGFTKIEVINLWRDIVKLIKVRNIK from the coding sequence ATGACTAAACCAGAGCAAATAAAAAATCGTTACAATCGTGTAGCCAGATACTACGATTGGATGGAAAGGCCTATGGAAACTGCCAAATTTTCTAAATGGCGACGGGAACTTACCAGCCAGGTAACCGGCAATACGCTTGAAATTGGCGTTGGCACCGGAAAAAACATTCCCTACTATCCCGAAGAGGTAAAACTTACCGCTATTGACTTTAGCAAAAATATGCTCAAAAAGGCGAAATCCAAATATCAGAATGTTAAACGTAATATCATTTTTATAGAAATGGATGCCCAAAATATGATTTTTGATGACAACACTTTTGATACAGTGGTAACCAGCTGCGTTTTTTGTTCGGTGCCCGATCCGGTAAAAGGATTGCAGGAAATCAGGAGCGTTTTAAAACCTGGTGGCCAACTTCTGATGCTGGAGCATGTGCGAAGCAAACAAAAAGTCCTTGGTCGGTTAATGGACTGGTTTAATTTTTTACCCCTCAATATCTGGGGTGCCAACATTAACCGTCAAACTGTAGATAACCTTAAAAAAGCCGGGTTCACAAAGATTGAGGTTATTAACTTATGGAGGGATATTGTGAAACTTATCAAGGTGAGGAATATAAAGTAG
- a CDS encoding DegT/DnrJ/EryC1/StrS family aminotransferase: MSVSLKIIKLLKLMSNITNKIDFANLPMAYEEHKVEIDNAIKGVLQNANYIMGEPVKEFEEKLQRFTGAKYAISCSSGTDALLLALMAMDIQPGDEVLTTPFTFIATAETIAFLKAKPVFVDIEESTYNIDPSKIEEKITARTKAIIPVSIFGQVPDMDFINEIAIRHDLFVIEDAAQSFGATYKGKRSCNLSTFACTSFFPAKPLGCFGDGGAVFTSEPEFATKMKSLRLHGQMERYHHKYIGMGGRLDTLQAAILNVKLDSYEQDISNRQRVAQKYTSFLKEAVIIPTVNPESTSVWAQYSIRVKNRTETVEKLKRNGIPTAIHYPKALHQQECFEYLDYKEGDFPVTEKVTREILSLPMNPYLTTKEIEFITNQLKTAIQ, from the coding sequence ATGAGTGTGAGTTTAAAAATAATAAAGTTATTAAAGTTAATGAGTAATATAACTAATAAAATCGATTTTGCTAATCTACCAATGGCTTATGAGGAGCATAAAGTGGAGATAGATAATGCTATTAAGGGAGTACTTCAAAATGCTAATTACATTATGGGAGAACCTGTTAAGGAATTTGAAGAAAAACTTCAAAGATTTACAGGGGCAAAATATGCTATTTCCTGTTCATCAGGAACAGATGCACTTTTACTTGCACTTATGGCAATGGATATTCAGCCAGGAGATGAAGTATTAACTACACCATTTACCTTTATTGCTACGGCAGAGACCATTGCTTTTCTAAAAGCTAAACCTGTTTTTGTAGATATAGAAGAAAGTACATATAATATAGATCCTTCCAAGATTGAGGAAAAAATTACTGCTAGAACTAAAGCAATTATTCCCGTTTCAATTTTTGGACAGGTTCCAGACATGGATTTTATAAATGAAATTGCAATCAGACATGATTTATTTGTGATAGAAGATGCCGCTCAAAGTTTTGGGGCTACTTATAAAGGGAAGAGGAGCTGTAACCTCAGCACCTTTGCCTGTACTAGTTTCTTTCCGGCTAAACCACTGGGCTGCTTTGGTGATGGGGGAGCGGTATTTACAAGTGAACCAGAATTTGCGACGAAAATGAAAAGTTTGCGTCTCCACGGCCAGATGGAACGCTATCATCATAAATATATTGGTATGGGTGGTAGGTTGGATACTTTACAGGCAGCCATTTTGAATGTAAAATTGGATAGCTATGAGCAGGATATTTCAAACAGACAAAGGGTTGCTCAAAAATATACATCATTCTTAAAAGAGGCAGTAATTATTCCGACTGTTAATCCTGAAAGTACATCTGTTTGGGCGCAATATTCTATAAGGGTAAAAAATCGCACAGAAACAGTTGAAAAATTAAAAAGAAACGGGATTCCAACTGCAATCCATTATCCAAAGGCTCTACACCAGCAGGAATGTTTTGAATACCTGGATTATAAAGAGGGCGATTTTCCGGTTACAGAAAAGGTAACTAGGGAGATTCTAAGCTTGCCTATGAACCCTTATTTGACAACGAAGGAAATAGAATTCATAACTAACCAACTTAAAACCGCTATACAATGA
- a CDS encoding DUF302 domain-containing protein, which yields MKYYFNKTLYEDFEKVIDKVTDELKKEGFGILTDIDIKETLKEKLDVDFKKYRILGACNPSYAHKALEAEDKIGTMLPCNVIVQEIEEGVIEVAAVNPMASMQAVDNEILAEIASDITTKLENVIEKL from the coding sequence ATGAAATATTATTTCAATAAAACTCTTTACGAAGATTTTGAAAAAGTAATCGATAAGGTAACGGATGAGTTAAAAAAGGAAGGTTTCGGCATATTGACCGATATAGATATCAAAGAAACATTGAAAGAGAAACTTGATGTAGACTTCAAAAAATATCGAATTCTAGGTGCCTGTAATCCGTCCTATGCCCATAAGGCATTGGAAGCCGAAGATAAGATAGGCACCATGTTGCCCTGCAATGTAATTGTACAGGAAATTGAAGAAGGAGTTATTGAGGTAGCCGCTGTAAACCCAATGGCATCCATGCAAGCGGTCGATAATGAAATACTGGCAGAAATAGCAAGTGACATTACCACTAAATTGGAAAATGTAATCGAGAAACTTTAA
- a CDS encoding EpsG family protein: MVLQSIVLYSTLILVMTSFAKLYSLKQSYREVDGSLVSTSKSGIFYLIFIMLSFALMMGLRYDVGTDYLAYQDGYIFNYDVGKGEILFNWVRELFNSFEFHYSAYFSFLAFLNISFFLYAFKRDAFILPLLLFFLLTNGDWLVWMNIIRQAVAMCIWIYALTFIEKKKFWRYLIWCLVAIGFHTSAIILIPLYWILKDGKDYFTNIKLQLILFAGAFLFQYSFGSFLEQIGPLIQFYQSELFGGTYNYSIERFKEEAAATVEGSGMAYLFRVVLCIIIILYSKRLKEYYNSKWFTIIYFLFFIGILTQNIFPVGSIVLTRPFRYLFIFKGIMFAYFIYYLIKNESPHNRLVGVGLILIFISIFYLNIITANSHSHLWYQFYFQQ; encoded by the coding sequence ATGGTTTTACAAAGCATTGTTCTTTATAGCACTTTAATCCTGGTAATGACTTCCTTTGCTAAATTATATTCTTTAAAGCAAAGTTACCGGGAAGTTGACGGCAGTTTAGTTAGTACTTCAAAATCTGGTATTTTCTATTTAATTTTTATCATGCTTTCCTTTGCCCTGATGATGGGCTTAAGATATGATGTGGGAACAGACTACTTAGCATATCAGGATGGTTATATTTTTAATTATGATGTTGGTAAAGGAGAAATTCTTTTTAATTGGGTTAGGGAATTGTTTAATAGTTTTGAGTTTCATTATTCTGCTTACTTCTCCTTTTTAGCTTTTTTAAATATTTCTTTCTTTCTGTATGCTTTTAAAAGAGATGCCTTTATTCTTCCATTACTACTTTTCTTCCTGCTTACAAATGGGGATTGGCTAGTTTGGATGAATATAATTCGTCAAGCAGTAGCGATGTGCATTTGGATTTATGCCCTCACTTTTATTGAAAAGAAAAAGTTTTGGCGGTATTTAATCTGGTGTTTAGTGGCGATAGGTTTCCATACCAGTGCAATTATCTTAATTCCACTTTATTGGATTCTTAAAGATGGAAAGGATTATTTCACTAATATCAAACTGCAATTAATCCTTTTTGCTGGAGCATTTCTTTTTCAATACTCATTCGGTTCTTTTTTAGAACAAATTGGGCCTTTAATTCAGTTTTATCAATCAGAACTATTCGGTGGTACTTATAACTATTCCATAGAAAGATTTAAAGAAGAAGCTGCGGCTACAGTAGAAGGTTCCGGTATGGCTTATCTCTTTAGAGTAGTCTTATGTATTATAATTATTTTATATAGCAAGAGGTTAAAAGAATACTATAATAGTAAATGGTTTACTATTATTTATTTTCTGTTTTTCATTGGTATTTTAACCCAAAACATTTTCCCGGTGGGTTCTATTGTTTTGACGAGGCCATTCCGTTATCTCTTTATTTTTAAAGGAATAATGTTTGCGTACTTTATCTATTACTTGATTAAAAATGAATCCCCACATAATAGACTTGTTGGCGTTGGACTGATTCTTATTTTTATCTCTATTTTTTATCTGAACATTATTACCGCTAATTCACATTCTCATTTATGGTATCAGTTTTACTTTCAGCAATGA
- a CDS encoding DUF302 domain-containing protein codes for MENDKGKNKQVSQQNYSESQNTTYCIPRRFGSITFEETVQNVKNNIAKLGLDLVGEFDVKQYLDSSFEKMPRHLILMVCEKETASKLISSDIQMSILFPCHVTIKEVEDNSIIEVSIENTDTTWSSSMKKDVMDVAKNTKNTLIKVLDNIEQLHVKL; via the coding sequence ATGGAAAATGACAAGGGAAAAAACAAACAGGTTTCACAACAAAATTATTCAGAAAGTCAAAATACCACTTACTGTATCCCTAGGAGGTTTGGCAGTATAACCTTTGAAGAGACAGTACAAAATGTAAAAAATAACATCGCAAAACTAGGTCTTGACCTTGTTGGTGAATTTGACGTTAAACAGTATCTAGACTCTAGCTTTGAAAAGATGCCACGGCATCTCATTCTAATGGTATGTGAAAAAGAAACCGCATCAAAATTAATCTCTAGCGACATTCAAATGAGCATTCTTTTTCCGTGCCATGTAACCATTAAAGAAGTGGAAGATAATTCTATTATAGAAGTCTCCATAGAAAATACCGATACTACTTGGTCGTCCTCCATGAAAAAAGACGTAATGGATGTGGCAAAAAACACGAAGAACACCTTGATAAAGGTGCTTGACAATATCGAACAACTTCACGTAAAATTATAA
- a CDS encoding SHOCT domain-containing protein, translating into MMMWWWWILIPVVLVLVIFPYNRRNRRNTAKRGNSMDVLDNRFAKGEMSKEEYEEQKRTLNTKN; encoded by the coding sequence ATGATGATGTGGTGGTGGTGGATACTGATACCTGTCGTTCTTGTATTGGTCATATTTCCGTACAATAGAAGAAATAGGCGAAATACAGCGAAGAGGGGAAATTCGATGGATGTTCTGGACAACCGATTCGCCAAGGGCGAAATGTCCAAAGAAGAATATGAAGAACAAAAACGAACGTTGAACACTAAAAATTAA
- a CDS encoding YHS domain-containing protein has product MKLLTHRTLLLGIIASILVGTSSCSTNRMYTNFATNPYTDPVCGVPLEPVVAIMQEYKGTTYYFDSEECLSVFNKNPKNFTKIRNRPNGNHMGFSQIGWWAPVMVATMAGVMLVGLNH; this is encoded by the coding sequence ATGAAGTTACTAACACACAGAACACTCCTATTGGGAATAATTGCCAGTATTCTAGTGGGAACATCATCCTGTTCCACGAACAGGATGTATACCAATTTCGCTACCAATCCCTATACAGATCCTGTTTGCGGGGTACCGCTAGAACCTGTTGTTGCCATAATGCAGGAATATAAAGGCACTACCTATTATTTTGATTCAGAAGAATGTCTCAGCGTTTTCAACAAAAACCCGAAAAATTTCACCAAAATCCGAAATAGACCTAATGGCAACCATATGGGATTTTCACAAATAGGATGGTGGGCTCCGGTAATGGTGGCAACAATGGCTGGTGTAATGCTCGTAGGATTAAACCATTAA
- a CDS encoding IS4 family transposase: MGLFRRTKNTNKPLLRQIIDLCPRWMLTRCADEHNGDKGCSRYKTYDQFVAQTFGQLNKCYTLSDISTGIGVSETFISDLGLEQSPARSTMSDGNKKRSYKVFESLYYRLLGHYGRLLSKHGQSHIIKEIKDRDIKLIDSTTISLCLSMFDWAKFRTAKGGIKIHTCWDDAMMIPDMVNITEAKLHDSKGLAQSVFRKGTVIVEDRAYFDFLLMRQRIAAENVFVTRIKINTVYQTLEELELPEGSDQDILKDEIIVLPSKKAVETGIAEHPLRLVHVYKQDENKVIEIITNNLDWSARTIADLYKKRWDIELFFKAIKQNLQIKTFLGTSENAVKSQIYIALITYLLLQIIVRTIAKKEHAFSNFVEKIRICLCFYLTLDYACNTVGEGAKRIRGQTKLHYRVDPDLFSPISPN, encoded by the coding sequence ATGGGACTCTTCAGGCGCACTAAAAATACAAACAAACCTCTTCTTCGACAAATAATTGACCTATGTCCTCGCTGGATGCTCACGCGTTGTGCCGATGAGCACAATGGCGACAAGGGGTGCAGCAGATATAAGACCTACGATCAATTCGTTGCCCAAACTTTCGGACAGCTGAATAAATGCTACACTCTTAGTGACATTTCCACTGGTATCGGGGTCAGCGAAACATTTATTTCGGATTTGGGTCTTGAGCAGAGCCCAGCGCGTTCTACCATGAGCGATGGCAACAAAAAGAGGAGTTATAAAGTCTTCGAGAGCTTATATTACCGGTTGTTAGGGCACTATGGCCGACTATTGTCGAAGCACGGACAGTCTCATATAATCAAGGAAATCAAAGACCGTGACATAAAATTGATCGACAGCACCACGATCAGTCTATGTCTGTCCATGTTCGATTGGGCAAAGTTTCGGACAGCTAAAGGAGGTATAAAAATACATACCTGCTGGGACGATGCCATGATGATCCCCGATATGGTCAATATAACAGAGGCAAAGCTCCATGACAGCAAAGGACTGGCCCAATCCGTTTTCCGAAAGGGAACGGTCATCGTGGAGGACAGGGCGTACTTCGATTTTCTGTTGATGCGCCAGAGGATCGCGGCAGAAAATGTTTTTGTCACTCGCATCAAGATCAATACGGTCTATCAAACCTTGGAAGAACTGGAGCTCCCCGAAGGTAGCGATCAGGATATCCTAAAAGACGAGATCATCGTTTTACCAAGCAAGAAGGCCGTGGAAACAGGCATTGCGGAACACCCTCTCCGGTTGGTGCACGTTTATAAGCAGGACGAGAACAAAGTGATAGAAATAATCACCAACAACTTGGATTGGAGCGCCAGGACCATCGCGGACCTTTATAAAAAACGATGGGATATTGAACTTTTTTTTAAGGCGATAAAACAGAACCTCCAAATAAAGACCTTCCTTGGAACCAGTGAGAACGCCGTAAAATCACAAATATACATCGCGCTCATAACCTATTTGCTGCTCCAGATAATTGTGAGGACAATAGCCAAAAAAGAACATGCATTTTCCAATTTCGTGGAAAAGATCAGGATCTGTCTATGTTTTTATCTTACCCTCGATTATGCCTGCAATACCGTAGGAGAAGGGGCGAAAAGAATAAGGGGTCAGACCAAACTCCACTATAGGGTAGATCCAGACTTATTTTCTCCCATTAGCCCTAATTGA
- a CDS encoding cytochrome c yields MKTIHKIVLVSLMLFVAGGIIVSCSSTKDKYTSVTNVEEEFKIEKSGAQLWGEACNRCHLAPSPADYNDTDWETISLHMRVRANLTEKEITKIEAFLKSAN; encoded by the coding sequence ATGAAAACAATACATAAAATAGTTTTAGTCAGCTTAATGTTATTTGTAGCAGGTGGAATAATAGTAAGCTGTTCTTCTACAAAGGATAAATATACGAGTGTTACTAATGTTGAAGAGGAATTCAAAATAGAGAAATCTGGCGCACAATTATGGGGAGAAGCTTGTAATAGATGCCATTTAGCACCCTCACCTGCAGATTACAATGACACTGACTGGGAAACAATCAGCCTTCATATGCGGGTACGGGCAAATCTAACAGAAAAGGAAATTACAAAAATTGAAGCCTTTTTAAAATCAGCAAATTAA
- a CDS encoding c-type cytochrome has protein sequence MKTKRILISITFTGLLYALLVSFAYGPKNDYEAIQQKKWVAPASADKIVNPLKSDANAAASGKKIYKMLCLVCHGPKGKGDGMAGAGLTPKPADLTSEAVQSQTDGAIFWKIEQGRSPMPSYKTSIPEKKRWEIINYIRTLK, from the coding sequence ATGAAAACAAAAAGAATCTTAATCAGTATCACATTTACAGGCCTGCTCTATGCATTGCTTGTAAGTTTCGCATACGGACCAAAAAATGATTATGAAGCTATACAACAAAAGAAATGGGTAGCTCCAGCAAGTGCTGATAAAATCGTGAACCCTCTTAAGAGTGATGCCAATGCAGCTGCTTCGGGAAAGAAGATTTATAAGATGTTGTGCTTGGTATGTCACGGCCCAAAAGGTAAAGGTGATGGAATGGCAGGTGCTGGACTAACACCTAAGCCAGCAGATTTGACTAGTGAAGCAGTTCAATCTCAAACTGATGGTGCCATTTTCTGGAAGATAGAACAAGGGCGTTCACCCATGCCATCTTATAAGACATCTATTCCAGAAAAAAAACGTTGGGAAATTATTAATTATATAAGAACACTTAAATAA
- the wecB gene encoding non-hydrolyzing UDP-N-acetylglucosamine 2-epimerase — protein MKITIIAGARPNFVKIAPIIHAIENSRSKGKDIKYRLVHTGQHYDKKMSGNFFEQLEIPEPHINLASGSGTQAEQTAAIMIRFEKELQENPADIVLVVGDVTSTMACAITAQKLQTKVAHVEAGIRSGDWSMPEEINRLATDAVTNYFFTTSDIANKNLRDSGVDEKSIFFVGNTMIDTLLKQRSRFQKPEVWDELKLKEKEYLVMTLHRPANVDEEDKLKGLMEELILNSNDLPMIFPVHPRTAKMLQKLGISHPRLHLIEPLSYLEFNYLVEKAKAVVTDSGGITEETTVMGVPCMTLRANTERPETMSLGTNELLGTDPQTIKPAMKKLFSGNWKKGQKIPLWDGKTAERIVKVLLNLI, from the coding sequence ATGAAAATAACCATCATTGCAGGCGCACGACCAAATTTTGTAAAAATAGCACCCATCATCCACGCTATTGAAAATTCAAGAAGTAAAGGAAAAGATATCAAATATCGTCTGGTTCACACTGGACAGCATTATGATAAGAAAATGTCGGGGAATTTTTTTGAACAACTGGAAATTCCAGAACCCCATATTAATCTCGCTTCAGGAAGTGGTACTCAGGCCGAACAAACCGCAGCTATTATGATAAGGTTTGAAAAAGAATTACAAGAAAATCCTGCAGATATAGTTTTAGTCGTAGGAGATGTGACTTCCACAATGGCGTGTGCCATTACTGCACAAAAACTACAAACTAAAGTTGCACATGTCGAAGCTGGTATTCGGTCTGGAGACTGGAGTATGCCTGAGGAAATTAATCGTTTGGCCACCGACGCCGTAACAAATTATTTCTTTACAACTTCAGATATTGCCAATAAAAATTTGAGGGATTCTGGAGTAGACGAAAAATCTATCTTTTTTGTAGGTAATACCATGATTGATACTCTCCTAAAACAAAGGTCACGTTTTCAAAAGCCCGAGGTTTGGGATGAGCTGAAATTAAAAGAAAAAGAATATCTTGTGATGACCTTACATCGACCCGCCAATGTAGATGAAGAAGATAAACTGAAAGGTTTAATGGAAGAACTGATTCTAAATAGCAACGATCTTCCCATGATCTTCCCGGTTCATCCTAGGACCGCTAAAATGCTACAGAAGTTAGGTATTTCCCACCCAAGATTACACCTGATAGAGCCTTTGAGTTATTTAGAATTTAATTATTTAGTAGAAAAAGCCAAAGCGGTCGTAACCGACTCGGGAGGTATTACAGAAGAGACTACAGTCATGGGTGTCCCATGTATGACCTTACGGGCAAATACTGAACGCCCCGAAACCATGAGCCTAGGAACCAATGAATTGTTAGGAACTGATCCTCAAACCATAAAACCAGCCATGAAGAAATTATTCTCGGGAAATTGGAAAAAAGGCCAAAAAATCCCTTTGTGGGATGGAAAAACTGCGGAAAGAATTGTAAAGGTATTATTGAATCTCATATAA